The Streptomyces camelliae genome window below encodes:
- a CDS encoding CoA transferase: MATPAIPAVARTAGPLDGLRLRGDGPPGPADGLIAEHLRLLGAETDGGCGGRLTVTGGGIGGVTARSTWGGTATDEATVQAATGIMAVHGRRDGAPRGLAVDYAATATGVLAVQGLLAGLLARARGGNVTQVEVSAERAGLLVVSQYLAAAGAEEGEAVELAAGGPPFTSADGIVFELETLDPGVWASFWRTLDTPEESIRRGWRPFQFRYATACAPFPQTLHEAARASSWERIRYAAEVSGADVCPLRSLAERAAEYDRAAPWQLTPHAEAAYTPGRPTDDLPLTGFTVLEAGRRIQAPLAAHLLGLLGAEVIRIEPPGGDPLRGMPPACSGVSARWLALNRGKKAVEVDIKSAADRERLREMAADADVFLHNWAPGKAAQLGLDHEHLALANPALVYAYTSGWADRLPEAPMGTDFMVQARTGVGEAVRPADEPAAPSLMTLLDVLGGLLGAEAILAGLLLRERTGRGIRVDSSLLGAADVLTAPHRARAAQGLDPRRPAGFRRPLHTADGWIALADVSAAPYDVGELSTDQALERLRERGLAAVPVIADLADLLSCGPINRDAYGAPAVPDPWSFA, encoded by the coding sequence ATGGCAACTCCAGCCATACCGGCCGTCGCGCGGACGGCCGGACCACTCGACGGTCTCCGCCTGCGGGGCGACGGTCCGCCGGGCCCGGCGGACGGTCTCATCGCGGAGCACCTGCGGCTGCTGGGCGCCGAGACCGACGGCGGCTGCGGCGGCCGGCTCACCGTCACCGGAGGCGGCATCGGTGGTGTCACCGCCCGCAGCACGTGGGGAGGGACCGCGACCGACGAGGCCACTGTCCAGGCGGCGACCGGCATCATGGCCGTACACGGCCGCCGTGACGGCGCCCCGCGCGGTCTCGCCGTCGACTACGCCGCCACGGCCACCGGCGTGCTGGCCGTGCAGGGCCTGCTGGCCGGTCTGCTGGCGCGGGCGCGCGGCGGGAACGTCACACAGGTCGAGGTCAGCGCCGAACGGGCCGGGCTGCTCGTGGTCTCCCAGTACCTGGCCGCCGCCGGGGCCGAGGAGGGCGAGGCGGTCGAACTCGCTGCGGGCGGGCCGCCGTTCACGTCGGCCGACGGGATCGTCTTCGAGCTGGAGACGCTGGATCCGGGGGTGTGGGCGTCGTTCTGGCGCACCCTGGACACCCCGGAAGAATCGATACGCCGGGGGTGGCGGCCCTTCCAGTTCCGGTATGCCACGGCCTGCGCGCCCTTCCCGCAGACGTTGCACGAGGCGGCCCGGGCAAGCTCCTGGGAGCGGATCCGGTACGCCGCCGAGGTGTCCGGCGCCGACGTGTGCCCGTTGCGGTCTCTCGCCGAGCGTGCGGCCGAGTACGACCGTGCGGCACCCTGGCAGCTGACCCCGCACGCCGAGGCGGCGTACACCCCCGGCAGACCCACCGATGACCTGCCCCTCACCGGATTCACCGTCCTGGAAGCCGGGCGGCGGATCCAGGCCCCGCTCGCCGCCCACCTCCTCGGCCTGCTGGGCGCGGAGGTGATCCGGATCGAGCCGCCGGGCGGCGACCCGTTGCGCGGGATGCCGCCCGCCTGCTCCGGCGTCTCGGCGCGCTGGCTGGCGTTGAACCGGGGCAAGAAGGCCGTCGAAGTGGACATCAAGTCCGCGGCCGACCGGGAGCGGCTGCGCGAGATGGCCGCCGACGCGGATGTCTTCCTGCACAACTGGGCACCTGGCAAGGCCGCCCAGCTCGGCCTCGACCACGAGCACCTGGCCCTCGCCAACCCGGCGCTCGTCTACGCCTACACCAGCGGCTGGGCGGACCGGCTGCCCGAGGCCCCCATGGGCACCGACTTCATGGTGCAGGCCCGCACCGGTGTCGGCGAGGCGGTGCGGCCCGCCGACGAGCCGGCCGCCCCGTCCCTGATGACGCTGCTCGACGTGCTCGGCGGCCTGCTCGGCGCCGAGGCGATCCTGGCGGGGCTGCTGCTGCGGGAGCGCACCGGACGCGGGATACGCGTCGACTCGTCGCTGCTCGGCGCCGCCGACGTGCTCACCGCACCCCATCGGGCCCGGGCCGCGCAGGGACTCGACCCGCGCAGGCCGGCGGGGTTCCGCCGCCCGCTGCACACCGCCGACGGCTGGATTGCCCTGGCCGATGTGTCCGCGGCCCCGTACGACGTCGGAGAGCTGTCCACAGACCAGGCGCTGGAGCGGCTGCGCGAACGCGGCCTGGCCGCTGTCCCGGTCATCGCCGACCTCGCCGACCTGCTCTCCTGCGGCCCGATCAACCGCGACGCGTACGGCGCCCCCGCCGTTCCCGACCCCTGGAGCTTCGCATGA